GCTGTGCCTCTGTCTTCCGCGATGACCTGAAAGACCTTTTCCCGCACGATGAACGCGCGAAGAAGCTATCGCTGCAAACCTACCTGCTCAGTGAATTTCTCGAACAGCATGCGCCGGATTGGAAGCCCACGCAATGGAGTGTGAAGACTCTGCTGCACGGGCACTGCCATCACAAGGCGCTGATGAAGATGACCTCGCAGGAGGCCGTACTGAAGCGCATGGGTGCAGAGTTCACAACGCTCGATGCTGGCTGCTGCGGTATGGCGGGGCCGTTCGGATTTGAGAAGGACAAGTACGAGGTCTCGCAGACACTGGCGAACCGCGTTCTGGTTCCTGCGGTCACGGCGGCTGCGACCTCCACGGTGGTCACGACCGATGGTTTCTCCTGTAAGGAGGCGGTGGGACAGAACTCCGCGCGGCACGGGTTGCATCTGGCGGAACTGCTCGACCTGGCAAACCACCCGGAGCGGAACTTGGCTACGCCGGACGAGCTTGCGCGGCGGCCTTTGACGAAGGCTCGAAAGAGAGCGCGGGTGAAGATCCTTGTGCTCTGCGGAGCCATTGTCGCCTCGGTGGTGGCCGCGCTGGAAATGGCGCCTTAGCGAGGGTTATTCACTTTGTCATCCCGTAGCGCAGCGAAGGGATCTGCTTCTTTTTGAGCATCGCCAACGCTGTCAAGCCCCTGTGAACCTGCAATGCCTGTAAACCACTGAAATCATGCGCAATATAGGTCGGCCAAATTTGCCGATTTACCCATTCCAAATTGCTAGAATTAAAACAGCAGGGGAAGATCCGTATTTGGATCTTCCCCTGTTTTACATAGACCGGGTTTTCTCTTCCTGAGAAATCAGGTTTGTGCGCTCTGCGCGACCCCACCCTTTCGCGATGAAGCTGCGAAAGAATGGGGCACGAGGAGGAGTTACAGTTTTCCGAGGTAGCTGGTGACTTCGGGATTCGTCCAATCCTGTGCGCCAATGAACTTGCGGCGGACGGAGCCGGTGCGATCGATGATGAAGGTCTCAGGAACCTGAACAGAGCCAAACTTCAGGTTAGCGCCCTCGCTGCCGTCGCGAATGGAGTACAGCGTGACAGAATACTCCTTGAGGAAGTCCTTATAAGCCTGTGGGTCATCGTCGATGGAGACGGCAACCACCTGGATCTGTGGCATCTGCTTCTGCAGTGCCATGAGCGAGGGAAGTTCCTGGATGCAGGGCTGGCACCACGTGGCCCAGAAGTTGAGCACGACAATATGGCCGCGCGATTGGGCGAGATCGAACGATCTGGTTCCGTCATTCACGGCAAAGACTGGAGCGGGTTGGGCGATCTGCCTTGGGTGGCCGCCACGGTCGCAACCGGACGCTCCTGTGAGGACGGCAAAGAGAACAAGGGCGGCGGCGAGGCGAGTCTTCATCGCTTTCTATAATACGGAGCGTGATGGAAGAGCGGGAAACGAAGCCGAAGGTAGTTTGCGTGTTGGTCCCTGCACGCAATGAAGAACGCAACCTGCGCACCTGCGTCGAATCGTTGATCGCCCAGTCAGAGGCGACCTTTGCGCTCGATCAGGATTGGTCAATCGTGATTGTGGACGACCACTCGACGGACGACACGCTGAAGATCGCGCGTTCGCTGGCTGCGGAACATCCGGGAATCCTGGTTTTAAAGGCCCCGGAGCTAAAGCGCGAGCGGCACGGTTTTACCGGTAAGAACAATGCTCTCTGGTTTGGTGCGCAAGACGATACTGCGAAGACGTCGGAATGGCTTCTGTTCACCGATGCCGACACCGTGCATGAAGAAGGTTCTCTGCATCGCGCGATTACGGAGGCGGAGCGGCACGAGCTAGCGATGCTGAGTTACTCTCCTCGGCAGGTTACGACTGGCTTGGTACAGCGCGCGGTCATGCCGCTGGTCTTCTCTGAGCTGGCGAGCGTGTATCCACCGAAGAAGATCAACGATCCATCCAGCCCGATTGCCGCTGCGAATGGACAGTTCCTCCTGGCGAATCGCGAGGTTTACTTTGAGGTCGGAGGCCATCGCGCGGTTGCGGACAAGGTGTTGGAAGACGTGGCGCTGGCGCGCCTGATCAAGCGGCGGCATGCGATCCGTCTGCGCTATGCTCCCGACGCGGTGAGCGCGCGGATGTATGAGGGAATCGGAGACATGTGGGCAGGCTGGACCAAGAATCTGGCACTGCTCTTCGGGAACCCGCTCTTTCTCGCAGCCAACCGGTTGCTGGATTTTCTGCTGCTGTTCGGACTTCCGGTTGCGGCAATTTTGTTGCCGATGACCTATCAGAAGGCCGCAGCAGGGCTTCTGTTTGTGCGTGTACTCTTCAGGTACTACAACCGCGTGTCGCGCTCGAACTTTCCACTCATCGACCTGCTGTTAAGTGTTCTTGCACTGCCGGTCTTCGCGGCGATGCTGGTCCGAAGCTGGCAGAAGGTAACCTTGCTGAAGCGAGTGGAGTGGAAGGGCAGAGAGTACACCACGTGATCGAACGAACGAGTGCAGGCGTGCCGCGGCGGCGGTGGAGGATCGCATGGCTGCTCGGGCTGGGCGTTCTCGTCAACTACTTCGACCGCGTGAACCTGTCGGTTTCGCACGAGGCGCTGTACACGACCTTCGGGATTTCGACGGTCACCTTCGGTTATCTCTCCGGCGCGTACAACTGGACGTATGCGATGTGCCAGTTGCCGGTGGGCGTGATCTTGGATCGGTTTGGCATCAAGCGCGTCGGGCGAGTAAGTTCCTTTCTCTGGAGTCTGGCTTCGTTCGGCGCGGCGACCACCCCGGGTATCGGTGGATTTTTCGCGGCGCGCTTTCTGTTGGGTGTTGGTGAGGCCCCCACGTTTCCCGCGAACGCAAAGGCGATCGGTAAATGGTTTCCCAAAAGCGAGAGAAGCTTTGCGACGGCGATCTTCGACGCCGCAGCCAAGTTCGCCTCTGCGATTGGTGTACCGGTCATCGGGCTGATCCTGTTGAAGGTGGGCTGGCGGTGGAGCTTCGCCCTGACCGGCGTTGTGAGCGTGCTTTACTTCGGTCTCTTCTGGCTGGTCTATCGCGATCCTGAAGACGACCCAAAGTTGACGAACGTCGAACGCGACTACATTGCGGATGACGTTCCAATCACTGCGGTCGAAGAGCGGGCATCGCTTGGGGCCCTGCTGCGGCAGCGCAAGGTGATCGCTATGGTGCTCGGCTTTGGCTCTTACAACTATGTGTTTTATCTGCTGCTCACGTGGCTGCCGACGTATCTTTCATCCGCGCTGCATATCGATCTGATGCACTCGTTTCTCTACACGGGTGTGCCATGGCTCTTTGCCACGGTGACGGACCTGATCGTCGGTGGATGGCTGGTGGACGCGTTGATCCGTCGCGGTTGGGACGCGAACCGTGTGCGCAAGGTGATTCTGATCGGCGGCACGGCCTGCGGTCTGGGCATCTTGGGTGCGGCCTATGCGCATACGCCAATGCGTGCGTTGATCTGGATCAGTATTTCGATTGGCGGGCTGGCCGCTGCGGCTCCCGTGGGGTGGTCGATGCCTTCGCTCATCGCTCCGAAGGGAAGCGTCGGTACGGTGGGTGGGATTGTGAATCTCTCGAATCAGATCTCGGGGATCTCTGCGCCAATCATCACGGGATATCTCGTGGCGGCGCGGCATAACTTCGCCTGGGCGTTTGGGGTGTCGGCGGTGTATCTGCTGATTGGGATTGCGGCGTATTTGTTCCTGCTCGGGAGGATTGAGCCGATGGATGTGGAGACGACGACGGTTTAGAAAACCAGATTCGTTCCCCACTTTTGTCATCCCGCAGCGAAGCGGAGGGATCTGCTTTTGGCTTTCCTGACAAATCCGTTTGTGCGCTCCGCGCGACCCCACCCTTTCGCAAAGAGCGCGAAAGAATGGGGCACGGGGCTTAGCGTACGGCGTAGTGCTTTGCCTGTGCCGTTCGTGCGTTGATTACGTCGAAGCTACCGTCCCGGTTGCCGATCAGTTCGATGCCATTCCCTGCGTCGGTGCCGGTGAGGTTGGCGATGTTCGCCGCGCTGGTGTTGTGGGCGTCAGCACCTTCGGCGGAGTAGTGAAGCTGCCACAAGTCTTCCAGACCGGGTGAGCTGCGGATGGTGTCGAGCACGGGAATCGAGCCACCCTTGGTCTCTCCGTTGTCCATGATGGCTACACGTGGGTGGATCGCGTGAACAAGCGCGGGGCTCGAGCTCTGATACCAGCCGTGGTGGGAGACGATATACACGTCCACCGTGCCAATCGGGTTCGTCGGGCACATGAGTTGCATCTCTTTGTCCCACGTCAGGTCGCCGAGGTCGAGCAGCTTCAGTTTGCCGAAGGTGACGCGTATACCGAGTGAGTGACTGTTCTCCGTCTTGTCGTCAGGGTGCTTCTCGGATTTTGCGCAATAGGGATTCGGCGCGCCTTCTCCGGGCAGAGCAGTCTTGAGCAGGTTGCCGTCGGCGCTGATCACCTTGGCATACAGCCCGGTGAGAGGAAGCACATCGCCAGGCTTTGCGATGATGTGGGTGTAGTGACCCTCTCTCAGAACCTTGTGATAAGCCTCGTAGTCGCTCACGACGCCAGCGTTTTCGGTCTCGCGGTTGATGCCGTGGTCGATGAATGCACCCACCGGAATCCGTTGCACAAGCTGCGGGATTCCACCAATGTGGTCGTCGTGAAAGTGCGTGATGAGGACGTAGTCGATCTTCGTGATCCCCGCGCTCTTTGCGGCGGCGGCGATGCGGTCGGCGTCACGGAAGTCGTGGCCGGGCCAGCCAGTGTCGATCAGAAGTGATTCACCCTTGGGCGTGACGAAGAGCGTGGATTGTCCCCCTTCCACGTCGATGAAGAAGACGCGAAGCTTGTCCGTCTTCGCCTGTGCGAGAAGAGTGGTGGAGATGAGGCAGGCAGCGACGAAGGCGAGCAGGCGTTTCATGCTTTTACTCCTGAAGGTGGGGGTACCGTAGCGCGGGTCGAGCCAGTGGAGATGCCGCCGTCGACGAGCAGCGTCTGTCCTGTGATGTAGCGGCTGGACTCCGAGGCGAGGAAGACCACAGCGCCGTCGAGATCATGCGCCTGTCCCGGACGCTTTACAGGGATACGGTCGACGAGGTACTCGACCCACTCCTTGTTGTCGTAGAGCACTTTGTTCTGCTCGGTGCGAAACCAGCCGGGGGCGAGGCAGTTTACGGTAATACCGTGCTTGCCCCAGTCGTCCGCGAGACTCATGGTGAGCTGACGCACGCCGCCGCGACTGGCTCCGTAAGGAGCAAGGCTGGCGTAACCGAAGACGGATGTGACCGAGCCGATGTTGATGATGCGGCCGTAGTGGTGCGGCACCATGCGACGCGCGATCTGCTGCGCGACGAAGAAAGTGCCGCGCAGGTTCGTATCGAGGATGAGGTTCCAGTCGTCCCATGTGACGTCCAGCGCGGGCTTGCGGACGTTGCAGCCTGCGTTGTTTACAAGGATGTGGATCTGGCCGACGGCTGCTTCTGCTGCCGCGGCCATCGCTTCAATACTGGCCTGATCGCGAACATCAAGTTCGAGCGGTAGACAACGGCGACCGAGGGTTTCGATCTCGGCGACGAAGGGTGCGAGGTCGGCGAGCTTGCGGCTGGTTAGTATAAGGTCCGCGCCGGATTTCGCGAGAGCGCGACCGAAGTGCTGGCCGAGACCACGGCTGGCTCCTGTAACGAGTGCGGTCTGCCCGGTGAGGTCGAAGAGTTCGTTGGTCATGCCGCAGGCTCCTCGTCCGGAGAGAGAACGATCTTCATGAGGTTCGGTTCGCGGTTGTAGAGGCGTTCAAACCAGTCTGCACCGTCAGAAAGAGGTGCGATGGCAGTGATGAGAGGTGCCACCTTGATCTTGCCAGAGGCGATCAACTCCATGGCCTCCGGATACTCTCCCGCGGAGGCGCAAGAACCCTGCAGGCGGATCTGTCGTGTGACGACCTTCTGCAACGGCAGTGTGACTTCCTTTGCAATATTGCCCACGAGGGTGACTTTGCCGCCTTTGCGTGTGCAGTCGATGGCGGAGGTGACGGTCTCGTTGTGACCCACCGCTTCGAAGACGATATCGACGCCTTCGCCGGAGGTGTGTTGCAGGATCTTCTTCAGAAGATCTTCTCCGGAAGCGAGAAAGGTCTCATCCGCACCGAGGTTCTTTGCGAGATCCAGTCGGGTTGCGTCGATGTCTGCGACAAAGACGCGAGAGCAACCGAGAGCGCGCGCGGCCTGCACGAGCAGAAGGCCGATCATGCCTGCGCCGATGACCAGCGCGGTTTCTCCGCCATCAATTTCGGTAACGTGTACGGCGTGCAGCGCGACGGAGACGGCTTCCAGCATGGCGGCTTCGGGAAAGGAGAGATTATCCGGCAGGCGATAGAGAATGCGCTCTGGCACGGCGACGTACTCCGCGAAAGCGCCTTCGCGGTGAAACTCCGGACAGGAGACGCCGATGACCTGGCGGTTGTTGCAGAGGTTGACCTCGCCCTTGGCGCAGAAATCGCACTTGCCGCAGTAGACGGTGGAATCGAAGGTGACGCGGTCGCCAACCTTGTAGTCGTTGACGTGGGCCCCAAGCGCCGCGATGGTTCCAGAGGCCTCATGCCCCATGACGATGGGAGGAATGCGTCGGCCGGAGCTGCCATCGTATCCGTGGACATCGCTGCCGCAGATGCCGCAGGCGGCAACGCGCACCAGCACATCCTCCGCGCCAAGCGTCGGGGTTGGGAGATCGGCGATCTCCAGATGCTTGTATTCCGAGAGTAAAAGGGCCTGCATGGAGTGAAACCTCGTCCGATCAGGCTACAGCTTTCAACGCAACACTGAAAAGGCTGTAGTGTGGATGCATGAAGATTCCTGCCGTCTTCCTTGCATTTTGGACGTTGAGCGCCGGAGCGTCCGTGACTTTGCCCACGGGGACGCCGCTGGCAGTACGCATCGATGGCAATCTTCCCATGCATGCAGGGGCCGAGATTCGTGGGCATCTGATCTATGCGATCTATGAAAACAACAGGATTGCGATTCCAGAAAATACCGTCGTGCGCGGGCATGTGATGGAACTTACACCCGACCGGAGTAAGCGCGTTCATGCGCGTCTGCGGGGCGACTTCACGCCGTTCCATGTTCCGATTGTTGAGTTCAGCGCGATCGAGATGCCTGATGGCACGGTGCTTGCCGTAACAACTGGCGCGGCGACCAATGGCGCGCCAATTTACCGTGTTGTGGCTCCGCCGCCGAAGAAGGGCGGATTCGTCCGACAGCAGATGGACATGGTCAAGCAGGCGGCGAAGGATCGGGTCGCCGTAATCACCGGACCCGACAAGGGTGACCGCCTGAAGCAGCTTCTGTACAGTCAGCTTCCATATCATCCGGAGCGGATCGTGAAGGGAACCGCGTGGACGGTGGAGACCTCCGCTCCGCTTGAGATGATCCAGGGAACAACCGATGCAGTGACACCGTTGCCCGCAGTGGAGACACCGGAAAAACCGCCGACGTGGATCGTGCAGGCTTACCTCGCTGATGCGATCAGTTCGGGCGAGTCGAAGGCTGGGCAGCCAATTCGCGCCATCGTTGCGGCACCTGTCCTGAATCCTGATGGGACGGTGGCCGTTCCACAGGGATCTGTACTGACAGGAACGATCTCACAGACGCGGAAAGCGCGTAGCTTTGGCCGGGCGGGGGAGCTGCGGTTCAATTTTCGCCAATTGACGGTTCCGGGTGGCACAGCGCAAAGCGTACAGACGTCGATCAAGGGCGCGGATATCGCGGGCGATCTGGCGATGACCTCAGAGGGCGAAGTCAAGCCAAAGCCCAAGGATAAGTTAGTGGTTCCGTTGATTCT
This genomic stretch from Terriglobus saanensis SP1PR4 harbors:
- a CDS encoding TlpA family protein disulfide reductase — translated: MKTRLAAALVLFAVLTGASGCDRGGHPRQIAQPAPVFAVNDGTRSFDLAQSRGHIVVLNFWATWCQPCIQELPSLMALQKQMPQIQVVAVSIDDDPQAYKDFLKEYSVTLYSIRDGSEGANLKFGSVQVPETFIIDRTGSVRRKFIGAQDWTNPEVTSYLGKL
- a CDS encoding glycosyltransferase, which encodes MEERETKPKVVCVLVPARNEERNLRTCVESLIAQSEATFALDQDWSIVIVDDHSTDDTLKIARSLAAEHPGILVLKAPELKRERHGFTGKNNALWFGAQDDTAKTSEWLLFTDADTVHEEGSLHRAITEAERHELAMLSYSPRQVTTGLVQRAVMPLVFSELASVYPPKKINDPSSPIAAANGQFLLANREVYFEVGGHRAVADKVLEDVALARLIKRRHAIRLRYAPDAVSARMYEGIGDMWAGWTKNLALLFGNPLFLAANRLLDFLLLFGLPVAAILLPMTYQKAAAGLLFVRVLFRYYNRVSRSNFPLIDLLLSVLALPVFAAMLVRSWQKVTLLKRVEWKGREYTT
- a CDS encoding MFS transporter translates to MIERTSAGVPRRRWRIAWLLGLGVLVNYFDRVNLSVSHEALYTTFGISTVTFGYLSGAYNWTYAMCQLPVGVILDRFGIKRVGRVSSFLWSLASFGAATTPGIGGFFAARFLLGVGEAPTFPANAKAIGKWFPKSERSFATAIFDAAAKFASAIGVPVIGLILLKVGWRWSFALTGVVSVLYFGLFWLVYRDPEDDPKLTNVERDYIADDVPITAVEERASLGALLRQRKVIAMVLGFGSYNYVFYLLLTWLPTYLSSALHIDLMHSFLYTGVPWLFATVTDLIVGGWLVDALIRRGWDANRVRKVILIGGTACGLGILGAAYAHTPMRALIWISISIGGLAAAAPVGWSMPSLIAPKGSVGTVGGIVNLSNQISGISAPIITGYLVAARHNFAWAFGVSAVYLLIGIAAYLFLLGRIEPMDVETTTV
- a CDS encoding ComEC/Rec2 family competence protein, with amino-acid sequence MKRLLAFVAACLISTTLLAQAKTDKLRVFFIDVEGGQSTLFVTPKGESLLIDTGWPGHDFRDADRIAAAAKSAGITKIDYVLITHFHDDHIGGIPQLVQRIPVGAFIDHGINRETENAGVVSDYEAYHKVLREGHYTHIIAKPGDVLPLTGLYAKVISADGNLLKTALPGEGAPNPYCAKSEKHPDDKTENSHSLGIRVTFGKLKLLDLGDLTWDKEMQLMCPTNPIGTVDVYIVSHHGWYQSSSPALVHAIHPRVAIMDNGETKGGSIPVLDTIRSSPGLEDLWQLHYSAEGADAHNTSAANIANLTGTDAGNGIELIGNRDGSFDVINARTAQAKHYAVR
- a CDS encoding SDR family NAD(P)-dependent oxidoreductase; this encodes MTNELFDLTGQTALVTGASRGLGQHFGRALAKSGADLILTSRKLADLAPFVAEIETLGRRCLPLELDVRDQASIEAMAAAAEAAVGQIHILVNNAGCNVRKPALDVTWDDWNLILDTNLRGTFFVAQQIARRMVPHHYGRIINIGSVTSVFGYASLAPYGASRGGVRQLTMSLADDWGKHGITVNCLAPGWFRTEQNKVLYDNKEWVEYLVDRIPVKRPGQAHDLDGAVVFLASESSRYITGQTLLVDGGISTGSTRATVPPPSGVKA
- a CDS encoding galactitol-1-phosphate 5-dehydrogenase — protein: MQALLLSEYKHLEIADLPTPTLGAEDVLVRVAACGICGSDVHGYDGSSGRRIPPIVMGHEASGTIAALGAHVNDYKVGDRVTFDSTVYCGKCDFCAKGEVNLCNNRQVIGVSCPEFHREGAFAEYVAVPERILYRLPDNLSFPEAAMLEAVSVALHAVHVTEIDGGETALVIGAGMIGLLLVQAARALGCSRVFVADIDATRLDLAKNLGADETFLASGEDLLKKILQHTSGEGVDIVFEAVGHNETVTSAIDCTRKGGKVTLVGNIAKEVTLPLQKVVTRQIRLQGSCASAGEYPEAMELIASGKIKVAPLITAIAPLSDGADWFERLYNREPNLMKIVLSPDEEPAA